The following are encoded together in the Bacteroidota bacterium genome:
- a CDS encoding HAD hydrolase family protein, whose protein sequence is MKNYKELLKDVNTLVFDYDGVLTDGTVILQESGEPLRTANVKDGYALQLAAKNGYRIVIISGGKSTSMHNRFKALNINDIFLGVEKKLDVFNHYIKKHKIDLDHVLYMGDDIPDYEIMKEVGIPVCPADAADEIKRISIYISHLKGGEGCARDVIEQVMKVQNKWMNDGAFHW, encoded by the coding sequence ATGAAGAATTATAAAGAACTCCTTAAAGACGTAAACACGTTGGTTTTTGATTATGATGGTGTTCTTACGGATGGCACTGTTATTCTACAGGAAAGCGGGGAGCCTTTGAGGACTGCCAACGTTAAGGACGGTTATGCGCTGCAACTTGCGGCAAAAAATGGTTACCGAATCGTAATCATTTCAGGTGGCAAATCAACCTCCATGCATAACCGATTTAAAGCACTCAATATCAACGATATTTTCCTGGGCGTTGAAAAGAAACTTGACGTCTTTAACCATTATATCAAAAAACATAAGATAGACCTTGATCATGTATTATACATGGGCGATGACATCCCCGATTACGAGATCATGAAAGAAGTTGGAATTCCTGTTTGTCCGGCCGATGCAGCCGATGAAATTAAAAGGATATCGATATATATATCACATCTGAAGGGTGGTGAAGGCTGCGCACGTGATGTTATTGAACAGGTAATGAAGGTTCAAAACAAATGGATGAATGATGGCGCATTTCATTGGTAA
- the surE gene encoding 5'/3'-nucleotidase SurE has product MKKRPLIFVTNDDGVEAPGIEALIKVMRELGDVKVVAPLHPMSGTGHAVTAREPLRLKLLEKIDGFEKYACTGTPVDCVKLGEQFVIKGKPDLMVSGINHGSNSAVNIVYSGTMAAALESAIGGVPSIGFSLLDYSHDADFSHCDAFIKKITEKVLSDGLPKDICLNVNIPAINGSEIKGIKVCRQARSRWVEDYELRVDPAQKEYFWLRGTFELLEDHPETDEWALRNNYVSVVPVHFDLTAHHFLEHFKHWENHA; this is encoded by the coding sequence ATGAAGAAAAGACCGCTTATATTTGTAACGAACGACGATGGAGTTGAAGCGCCGGGTATCGAAGCTTTGATAAAGGTAATGCGTGAGCTTGGAGATGTAAAGGTAGTTGCTCCCTTGCATCCAATGTCAGGAACAGGTCACGCAGTTACTGCCCGTGAGCCTTTACGGCTCAAACTGTTGGAAAAGATTGATGGATTTGAAAAGTATGCCTGCACCGGTACCCCCGTAGACTGTGTGAAACTCGGAGAACAATTCGTGATAAAAGGCAAGCCGGATCTTATGGTATCCGGCATCAATCATGGATCCAACTCTGCCGTGAATATAGTTTACTCCGGCACCATGGCAGCAGCATTGGAAAGCGCTATTGGAGGAGTTCCGTCAATTGGGTTTAGCCTCCTGGATTATAGCCATGATGCAGATTTCAGCCATTGTGATGCATTCATTAAAAAAATTACGGAGAAAGTTCTTAGCGACGGACTACCAAAAGACATATGCCTTAATGTGAACATCCCTGCAATAAACGGGAGCGAGATCAAAGGCATCAAAGTCTGCCGCCAGGCCCGCTCACGCTGGGTGGAAGACTATGAATTGAGGGTAGATCCCGCTCAGAAGGAGTATTTCTGGCTACGGGGGACTTTCGAACTCCTGGAAGACCACCCGGAAACCGATGAATGGGCTCTGCGGAATAATTACGTTTCGGTGGTTCCGGTGCATTTCGACTTAACGGCTCACCACTTCCTGGAACATTTTAAACACTGGGAAAACCATGCTTAG
- the maf gene encoding septum formation protein Maf encodes MISLKDKLKEKKIILASGSPRRQFLLKELGIEFDVEVRETEENHPPHLDARETVLYLSLLKSLAFDSSELNDNTLLITADTVVSVDEKLIGKPGGREQAIKALQAISGKKHVVTTGVCLRSIVKTHQFFTETDVYFKELSQEEIEYYVDHYHPYDKAGAYGIQEWIGYIGIEKINGSFYNVMGLPVKALYEELYSFF; translated from the coding sequence ATGATTAGCCTTAAGGATAAGCTTAAAGAAAAAAAGATCATACTCGCTTCAGGGTCACCCAGAAGACAATTTTTATTAAAAGAACTGGGGATAGAATTTGATGTTGAGGTAAGGGAAACAGAAGAAAACCACCCTCCACACCTTGATGCCCGGGAGACAGTGCTGTATCTTAGCTTATTGAAATCCCTTGCCTTCGATTCTTCCGAACTGAACGATAATACCCTGTTGATTACGGCCGATACCGTAGTCAGCGTTGATGAAAAACTGATTGGCAAACCCGGCGGCAGAGAACAGGCTATAAAAGCTCTGCAAGCTATTTCCGGGAAAAAACATGTGGTAACCACGGGGGTATGTTTGCGTTCTATTGTTAAAACCCATCAGTTCTTCACGGAAACCGACGTTTACTTCAAAGAGCTATCGCAGGAAGAAATCGAATACTATGTCGACCATTATCACCCTTACGACAAAGCCGGGGCATATGGAATTCAGGAATGGATTGGATATATTGGTATTGAAAAGATCAACGGTTCATTTTATAATGTTATGGGATTGCCGGTCAAGGCTCTTTATGAAGAGCTCTATTCATTTTTTTAA
- a CDS encoding geranylgeranylglycerol-phosphate geranylgeranyltransferase: protein MMAHFIGKKVQAWAGIIRLPNLLILVLIQLLVWFCVIRSIYDVYGTGLQLHPWIFVLLMISTVCIAAGGYMINDLQDTDIDRINRKLRNKVGEILNPATVWKIYLLLNAIATAMGFIISVKTGSFQMGLIFPAISGLLWFYSTRYKTMLFWGNLIIAILGALVILIVWLFEFMALRNSPDLYLEVYRGLERINALVWSIALFAFLMTLLREWIKDVQDMIGDERYGSRSLPVILGMKGMKPILILTGVIIILLLALAQIKLWQWGLRYTMIYLLITVQPLMIYLLVLLGKAAKPENMRSASNLAKIIMLAGILSMELICLDL from the coding sequence ATGATGGCGCATTTCATTGGTAAAAAAGTACAAGCCTGGGCAGGGATCATCAGGCTACCCAACCTCCTGATACTGGTGCTAATACAGTTACTGGTCTGGTTTTGCGTTATCCGTTCCATTTACGACGTTTATGGTACAGGACTGCAACTGCATCCCTGGATTTTCGTGCTTCTTATGATAAGTACAGTTTGTATCGCTGCAGGCGGATATATGATCAACGATCTTCAGGATACCGACATTGATCGAATCAACAGAAAGTTAAGGAATAAGGTTGGGGAAATACTGAATCCTGCTACGGTTTGGAAAATCTACCTTCTGCTTAATGCGATTGCTACAGCAATGGGATTTATTATTTCAGTGAAAACCGGGTCATTCCAAATGGGACTTATATTTCCAGCCATTTCAGGTTTATTGTGGTTTTATTCAACACGATATAAAACCATGCTCTTTTGGGGGAATCTGATCATTGCCATCCTCGGGGCATTGGTAATCCTGATCGTTTGGCTGTTTGAGTTTATGGCATTAAGAAATTCGCCCGATCTTTACCTGGAAGTCTACAGAGGTCTTGAACGCATCAATGCATTGGTATGGTCAATTGCCTTGTTTGCGTTTCTAATGACCTTATTACGGGAGTGGATAAAGGATGTCCAGGATATGATCGGTGACGAAAGATACGGAAGCAGGAGCCTTCCGGTGATTCTGGGTATGAAAGGAATGAAACCCATACTCATCCTGACAGGAGTAATTATCATCCTTTTGCTTGCCCTTGCCCAGATTAAGCTATGGCAGTGGGGGCTTCGATATACAATGATTTACCTTTTAATAACGGTTCAGCCCCTGATGATTTATCTCCTGGTTCTTTTGGGTAAAGCTGCAAAACCTGAAAACATGAGATCCGCAAGCAACCTGGCAAAGATCATTATGCTGGCGGGTATATTATCGATGGAACTAATCTGTTTGGATTTATAA
- a CDS encoding MerR family transcriptional regulator: MSGCYSIKDLERLTGIKAHTIRIWEKRYNIVQPERTESNIRCYSDENLKKLLNVSILVKNGYKISRIADFEDADINEKILEVSRMNNHHSNQVESLIVSMIELDESKFEKILNTAIIKLGFESTVFEIISPLFEKIGVLWQTGSINPAQEHFISNLIRRKLFVAIDGLSTYFEPGAKKVTLYLPEWELHEIGLLLYDYLLRKHGIKTFFLGQSLPIHDLVAVSRVQVPDYILTVFTSSLPVEELNDYLLYLSGSFPNVSILVTGMQTVQEGVRIPSNVLRFDGAKDFKDKILDKL, translated from the coding sequence ATGTCAGGTTGCTACTCAATTAAGGATCTCGAAAGGTTAACCGGGATCAAAGCTCATACCATACGTATCTGGGAGAAGCGATATAATATTGTTCAGCCCGAAAGAACAGAGTCCAATATACGATGTTATTCCGACGAGAATCTGAAGAAATTGCTGAATGTTTCCATCCTGGTGAAAAACGGCTATAAAATATCCCGCATAGCCGATTTTGAAGATGCTGACATCAATGAGAAGATACTGGAAGTTTCCCGGATGAACAATCATCATTCCAATCAGGTAGAAAGCCTGATTGTTTCAATGATTGAACTGGATGAGTCTAAGTTTGAGAAAATTTTAAACACAGCCATTATTAAATTGGGATTTGAAAGCACCGTGTTTGAAATTATTTCCCCTTTGTTTGAAAAGATCGGAGTACTCTGGCAAACGGGTTCTATTAATCCGGCACAGGAACATTTTATATCCAATCTTATCCGCAGAAAACTCTTTGTAGCTATTGACGGACTTTCAACCTATTTTGAACCGGGAGCAAAAAAGGTTACCCTATATCTTCCAGAATGGGAACTTCATGAGATCGGACTTCTTTTATATGATTATCTGCTCAGAAAACACGGAATTAAAACTTTTTTCCTCGGGCAAAGTTTACCCATTCACGATCTGGTCGCGGTTTCCCGGGTGCAGGTGCCGGATTATATCCTGACTGTTTTTACATCTTCTCTTCCAGTAGAGGAATTGAATGATTATCTCCTGTATCTTTCTGGAAGTTTTCCCAATGTCAGTATTCTGGTGACCGGCATGCAAACTGTCCAGGAGGGGGTGAGAATTCCATCTAATGTTCTACGCTTTGATGGGGCAAAGGATTTCAAGGATAAGATCCTGGACAAACTCTGA
- a CDS encoding RNA polymerase sigma factor has translation MSTIEFNYMLTGMEKQLEYFAKRLTNNEDDAKDLLQETYLKALIFRDKFVQTTNLKAWLFTIMKNIFINNYRRNVRAKMIMDSTDNMFHINSSDDVSPITPDSQYSEKEILKRISQLEDDHRIPFEMHTKGFKYKEIAEELDISIGTVKSRIFFGRKKLMESLKDFRN, from the coding sequence ATGAGTACAATAGAATTCAATTATATGTTGACGGGGATGGAGAAGCAACTTGAATATTTTGCCAAGAGGCTTACCAACAACGAAGATGACGCAAAAGATCTTTTACAGGAAACTTACCTCAAAGCCCTTATATTCAGAGATAAGTTTGTACAGACTACCAATTTGAAAGCCTGGTTGTTCACTATTATGAAGAACATCTTCATCAACAATTACCGTCGAAACGTAAGGGCAAAAATGATTATGGACTCCACCGACAACATGTTTCACATCAATAGCTCTGATGATGTATCTCCCATTACACCGGATTCCCAATACTCTGAAAAAGAAATTCTCAAAAGAATATCACAGCTTGAGGATGATCACCGTATTCCTTTTGAAATGCACACCAAAGGATTTAAGTATAAAGAAATAGCCGAAGAGTTGGATATTTCGATTGGGACTGTTAAGAGCCGTATCTTCTTTGGCCGCAAGAAACTCATGGAATCACTGAAAGACTTCAGAAATTAG
- the lpxB gene encoding lipid-A-disaccharide synthase: protein MKYYIIAGEASGDLHASNLMKELRLRDQEASFRCWGGDLMQEQGGFLVKHYRDLAFMGFLEVLLNLKTILRNLKFCKNDILEYQPDVLILVDYPGFNLRIAEFAHEKNIRVFYYISPQVWAWKKSRVHKIKRDVDRMFVILPFEKDFYRSYDYPVDFVGHPLLDALPEDLDEEDRKIFTGRNGLEEKPIIALLPGSRRQEVSAILRVMLKIISDFPDHQFVIAAAPSLPKEFYEKITGSSRVKIVYRQMHSLLRFSDAALVTSGTATLETALMNVPEVVCYKGNVFSYSIARSIVKIKYISLVNLIMDKMVVKELIQYNLTPDNLREELISLIYDNTYRTRMLRNFKLLREKLGGKGASANAAEKMVECLKVNK, encoded by the coding sequence ATGAAGTATTACATTATTGCAGGGGAAGCATCGGGTGATCTTCACGCCTCAAATCTCATGAAAGAGTTAAGGCTGAGGGACCAGGAGGCAAGTTTCAGGTGTTGGGGAGGCGACCTCATGCAGGAACAAGGCGGTTTTCTGGTTAAGCATTACCGCGATCTCGCTTTCATGGGTTTCCTTGAGGTACTACTGAATCTGAAAACAATATTGCGCAACCTGAAATTTTGTAAGAACGACATCCTGGAATACCAGCCCGATGTATTGATACTTGTCGATTACCCGGGATTTAACCTCAGAATTGCCGAATTTGCCCATGAAAAAAACATTCGTGTATTTTACTATATTTCACCACAGGTATGGGCATGGAAAAAGTCCAGAGTGCATAAGATCAAAAGGGATGTCGACAGGATGTTTGTGATCCTTCCGTTTGAAAAAGATTTTTACCGTTCATACGATTACCCTGTTGATTTTGTCGGGCATCCTCTCCTGGATGCTTTGCCGGAAGACCTTGACGAAGAAGACCGCAAAATATTTACAGGCAGAAACGGGCTGGAGGAGAAACCCATTATTGCCCTTCTCCCGGGAAGCCGCCGCCAGGAAGTATCGGCCATTTTGAGGGTCATGCTGAAAATCATCTCTGATTTTCCTGATCACCAGTTCGTGATCGCTGCAGCCCCTTCCCTGCCCAAAGAGTTTTATGAAAAGATTACAGGCTCTTCCCGTGTGAAAATTGTTTACAGGCAAATGCACAGTCTTTTACGGTTCTCTGATGCTGCCCTGGTCACATCCGGTACTGCAACATTGGAAACAGCCTTGATGAACGTCCCTGAAGTCGTTTGCTATAAAGGAAATGTGTTTTCATATTCCATAGCACGAAGTATCGTTAAGATAAAGTATATTTCCCTGGTGAATCTGATCATGGACAAAATGGTAGTTAAAGAACTGATACAATACAACCTTACGCCGGATAATCTCCGCGAAGAGCTGATTTCACTGATTTACGACAACACATACCGGACCCGTATGTTACGGAATTTCAAACTTCTCAGAGAAAAACTGGGTGGTAAAGGAGCTTCCGCAAACGCTGCAGAAAAAATGGTCGAATGTTTAAAGGTTAACAAATAA
- a CDS encoding DUF2520 domain-containing protein: MSAKAEIKPIQEVIMIGTGNVARHLGEAFFQKGIKIKQVYGRNPDKAKKLANQWNSIPVSDIRQLLPSEFYFFCLSDAGFMEQTQGLSLNPGITVHVSGSLPISALSGLSNNNGVFYPLQTFSSDHPVNFNEVPILIEGSDDEVINRLIGLATQISKEVKTVNSEQRFLLHIAAVFACNFTNYMYFIAEKILEENNLDFNLLKPLIKETATKAMHYKPGDVQTGPAKRKDHEIIRKHLEKLGNNKDFQEVYKLLSGKIEDHFNI, from the coding sequence ATGTCAGCAAAAGCGGAAATCAAGCCCATTCAGGAGGTCATCATGATAGGAACAGGCAATGTTGCCAGGCACCTTGGTGAGGCATTTTTCCAAAAAGGCATAAAAATCAAACAGGTTTATGGAAGGAACCCGGACAAAGCCAAAAAACTTGCCAATCAATGGAATTCTATCCCTGTGAGCGATATCAGACAGCTTCTCCCATCTGAATTTTATTTTTTTTGTCTGAGCGATGCAGGATTTATGGAGCAAACGCAAGGATTGTCATTAAACCCGGGTATAACAGTCCATGTTTCCGGTTCTCTCCCTATATCGGCACTTTCAGGATTATCAAATAATAACGGGGTATTTTACCCACTACAAACCTTTTCTTCCGATCATCCGGTCAACTTCAATGAAGTACCCATCCTGATTGAAGGAAGTGATGATGAAGTTATTAATAGACTAATTGGTTTGGCAACACAGATAAGTAAAGAGGTGAAAACCGTTAATTCAGAACAGAGGTTTCTTCTCCATATAGCGGCTGTATTTGCCTGTAATTTTACTAATTACATGTATTTCATAGCGGAAAAAATCCTGGAAGAAAACAATCTGGATTTTAATTTACTGAAGCCACTGATCAAAGAAACCGCCACCAAGGCAATGCATTATAAACCCGGTGATGTTCAAACAGGTCCTGCCAAAAGAAAAGACCACGAAATAATCCGGAAACATTTGGAAAAACTTGGAAATAACAAGGATTTTCAGGAAGTATACAAACTATTATCCGGAAAAATTGAAGACCATTTTAATATATGA
- a CDS encoding SRPBCC family protein produces the protein MKTLTRKQILSLSIEEAWSFFSNPANLSRITPQEMNFRIMNPDLPPAIYAGLIIRYTVKPMWNIPLTWITEISQVREPWYFVDEQLSGPFKVWHHQHIFRKAGNKTEMEDIVNYQAPLGPVGRLAEWLTVDNRVVKIFDHREALLRRLFPS, from the coding sequence ATGAAAACACTTACCCGAAAACAGATATTGTCACTAAGCATTGAAGAAGCCTGGAGCTTTTTTTCCAATCCGGCTAATCTTTCCAGAATAACTCCGCAGGAGATGAATTTCCGTATAATGAACCCGGATTTGCCTCCAGCCATTTATGCAGGACTTATAATAAGGTATACTGTAAAGCCTATGTGGAATATTCCACTAACCTGGATAACCGAGATCAGCCAGGTAAGAGAACCCTGGTATTTTGTAGATGAACAGTTATCAGGCCCTTTCAAGGTTTGGCACCACCAGCATATTTTCAGAAAAGCGGGAAATAAAACGGAGATGGAGGATATTGTAAACTACCAGGCACCTTTAGGCCCTGTGGGGCGACTAGCCGAATGGCTAACGGTTGATAACAGGGTAGTAAAGATCTTTGACCACCGGGAGGCTTTACTCAGGAGATTGTTCCCATCGTAA
- a CDS encoding DUF502 domain-containing protein: protein MEHRKFASALLGYFFQGLLFLAPISITIYIIYIAFVYVDGLLTQYIKSLLGFTIPGLGLLIILVSITLIGFLGSSFIFKPLAGLVERFITKAPLIKIIYTSIKDLLEAFVGKKKRFNEPVLVTISQNSNLQKIGFVTNNDLSILGLEDKYVAVYLPHSYAWSGNLFIVPAEHVKPLDTNPAEVMKFIISAGVTNI, encoded by the coding sequence ATGGAACATCGAAAATTTGCTTCTGCCCTTCTTGGATATTTTTTCCAGGGATTGTTGTTTCTTGCGCCTATCAGCATTACCATTTACATTATCTATATTGCCTTTGTTTATGTTGATGGGTTATTGACGCAGTATATCAAGAGCCTTCTGGGATTTACCATACCGGGACTGGGTTTGCTTATCATCCTGGTTTCCATAACCCTGATCGGATTTCTTGGATCATCATTTATTTTCAAACCCCTTGCCGGTTTAGTGGAAAGGTTCATTACGAAAGCACCTTTAATTAAAATCATTTATACATCGATTAAGGATTTGCTTGAAGCATTTGTTGGAAAGAAGAAACGTTTTAATGAACCGGTTCTGGTAACGATAAGTCAGAATTCCAATTTGCAAAAGATCGGTTTTGTGACCAACAATGATTTATCGATTTTAGGGCTGGAAGACAAGTATGTTGCCGTTTATCTCCCCCATTCCTATGCCTGGTCGGGCAATCTGTTCATTGTACCGGCAGAACATGTTAAACCTTTAGATACAAATCCGGCGGAAGTCATGAAATTCATTATCTCTGCCGGTGTAACCAATATATAA